In a genomic window of Oncorhynchus keta strain PuntledgeMale-10-30-2019 chromosome 28, Oket_V2, whole genome shotgun sequence:
- the LOC118361495 gene encoding charged multivesicular body protein 5-like yields the protein MNRIFGRGKPKGPPPNLTDCIGNVDSRAESIDKKIARLDVELVKYKDQMKKMRDGPSKNMVKQKAMRVLKQKRMYEGQRDNLTQQSFNMEQANYTIQTLKDTKTTVDAMKIGAKEMKAAYKNVKIDQIEDLQDQLEDMMEDANEVQEAMSRSYGTPEIDDDDLEAELDALGDELLLDDDSSYLDEASTAPSIPEGIPSDRAPNRDGVLVDEFGLPQIPAT from the exons ATGAACCGTATTTTTGGCCGAGGAAAGCCGAAGGGACCACCACCAAATCTCACAGACTGCATAGGGAAT GTTGACTCGCGAGCGGAATCTATTGACAAGAAGATTGCCAGACTAGATGTTGAACTGGTCAAGTACAAGGATCAGATGAAGAAGATGAGAGATGGCCCTTCAAAA AACATGGTCAAGCAGAAGGCGATGAGGGTACTGAAGCAGAAAAGAAT GTACGAGGGCCAGAGAGACAACCTCACACAGCAGTCCTTCAACAtggaacaggctaactacacaatCCAAACTCTCAAAGACACAAAAACAACA GTTGATGCCATGAAAATTGGAGCCAAAGAGATGAAGGCGGCATACAAGAATGTGAAGATCGATCAGATTGAG GATCTCCAAGACCAGCTGGAGGACATGATGGAGGACGCCAACGAGGTGCAGGAGGCGATGAGCAGAAGCTACGGGACGCCAGAGATCGATGATGATGACCTGGAAGCAG AGCTGGATGCCCTGGGAGATGAGCTCCTGcttgatgatgacagctcctACCTGGATGAGGCCAGCACTGCCCCCTCCATCCCAGAGGGAATACCCAGTGACAGGGCACCAAACCgg GATGGAGTTCTGGTGGATGAATTTGGCCTGCCACAGATCCCTGCTACATAA
- the LOC118361496 gene encoding myosin regulatory light polypeptide 9-like: MSSKRAKGKTTKKRPQRATSNVFAMFDQSQIQEFKEAFNMIDQNRDGFVDKEDLHDMLASLGKNPSDDYLEAMMTEAPGPINFTMFLTMFGEKLNGTDPEDVIRNAFACFDEEGTGVIQEEYLRELLTTMGDRFTDEDVDELFREAPIDKKSNFNYVEFTRILKHGAKDKDD, translated from the exons ATGTCGAGCAAAAGGGCCAAGGGAAAGACCACCAAGAAGCGTCCCCAGCGCGCTACCAGCAATGTGTTCGCCATGTTCGACCAGTCTCAGATCCAGGAGTTCAAAGAGGCCTTCAACATGATTGACCAGAACCGCGACGGGTTTGTTGACAAGGAGGACCTGCATGACATGCTTGCCTCACTAG GGAAGAACCCGTCTGATGATTACCTGGAGGCTATGATGACTGAAGCGCCTGGGCCCATCAACTTCACCATGTTCCTCACCATGTTCGGAGAGAAGCTCAACGGCACAGATCCTGAGGACGTCATCAGAAACGCTTTTGCCTGCTTCGACGAAGAAGGCACAG GTGTCATCCAAGAGGAATACCTCAGAGAGCTGCTGACCACAATGGGTGACCGCTTCACAGACGAGGATGTGGACGAGCTCTTCAGGGAGGCACCCATTGACAAAAAGAGCAACTTCAACTATGTGGAGTTCACACGCATCCTAAAACACGGAGCCAAGGACAAGGATGATTAA